A stretch of the Zeugodacus cucurbitae isolate PBARC_wt_2022May chromosome 6, idZeuCucr1.2, whole genome shotgun sequence genome encodes the following:
- the LOC105218469 gene encoding cytochrome c oxidase assembly factor 5 has product MMRYEGDEKLADTTACAGVRADLKMCLLESDCCRVDKHTPRECLKENNVPEECQVLRNLFFECKRSLLDTRQRFRGRKGY; this is encoded by the exons ATGATGCGCTACGAGGGTGATGAAAAATTGGCGGATACCACTGCATGTGCAGGTGTTAGAGCCGATTTGAAGATGTGCCTGCTAGAAAGTGATTGCTGCCGTGTA GACAAGCACACACCGCGTGAGTGTCTAAAAGAAAACAATGTGCCTGAGGAATGTCAAGTACTACGCAACCTATTCTTCGAGTGCAAACGCTCGCTG CTCGATACTAGACAACGCTTCCGTGGGCGCAAGGGTTACTGA
- the LOC105218470 gene encoding ATP-dependent RNA helicase DHX8, with protein sequence MDELRRLEYLSLVSKICTELENHLGLNDKDLAEFIIDLEHKNPTFDAFRKALHENGAEFPDSFVTNLQRIINLMKPGRDAEEPEGGGSFKTAKADQLTRMFPGLALPNDKFSKTYSSGGESANDSASSGSDSECEKGNDKKEKHKSKKQDELDDVMDELEALAPSKRKQNKKQEDADDTMAELEALAPSHRKHDDKYKKDDVDDMMAELEALAPSKRLKSDERKPSKRDIYDAMDKLEALAPSATKKYEDIKIKSEKKKKLDRHSRSRSQERISRHERSSRRERSRDRRSRSNSPSDRRKQDRRRRSRSRSRDRGRMHERDREREREDYRSARKRRSRSRSHGHSTSSSSRRRSRSQERHRRSRSRERNDRSGRRSSRSRDRNEHSRRKRSRSNSEDRHGRNEKMPPPATLPDDPEPGKIYAGKVANIVPFGCFVQLFGLRKRWEGLVHISQLRSEGRVTDVTEVVQRNANVKVKVMSIAGQKVSLSMKEVDQASGRDLNPLSHVAPEDEMRDRNPDRPYSGTSLLNLQGGSMDNDESDSRKRVTRISSPERWEIKQMISSGVIDRSEMPDFDEETGLIQKEEDDEADIEIEIVEEEPPFLSGHGRALHDLSPVRIVKNPDGSLAQAAMMQSALSKERREQKMLQREQDAVAPTNMSRNWIDPLPDEDESRTMANTRGIGSGAAIEVPEWKKHVIGGKKSSFGKKTDMSLLEQRQSLPIYKLRDDLIKAVSDNQILIVIGETGSGKTTQITQYLAESGFTARGKIGCTQPRRVAAMSVAKRVAEEFGCRLGQEVGYTIRFEDCTSPETVIKYMTDGMLLRECLMEADLKTYSVIMLDEAHERTIHTDVLFGLLKGAVQKRPELKLIVTSATLDAVKFSQYFFEAPIFTIPGRTFPVEVLYTKEPETDYLDASLITVMQIHLREPPGDILLFLTGQEEIDTACEILYERMKSLGPDVPELIILPVYSALPSEMQTRIFDPAPAGSRKVVIATNIAETSLTIDGIFYVVDPGFVKQKVYNSKTGMDSLVVTPISQAAAKQRAGRAGRTGPGKCYRLYTERAYRDEMLPTPVPEIQRTNLAMTVLQLKTMGINDLLHFDFMDAPPVESLVMALENLHSLSALDDEGLLTRLGRRMAEFPLEPNLSKMLIMSVALQCSDEVLTIVSMLSVQNVFYRPKDKQALADQKKAKFNQPEGDHLTLLAVYNSWKNNKFSNAWCYENFVQIRTLKRSQDVRKQLLGIMDRHKLDVVSAGKNSVRIQKAICSGFFRNASKKDPQEGYRTLVDSQVVYIHPSSALFNRQPEWVVYHELVQTTKEYMREVTTIDPKWLVEFAPSFFRFSDPTKLSKFKKNQRLEPLYNKYEEPNAWRISRVRRRRN encoded by the exons ATGGACGAGTTACGGCGACTGGAATACTTATCGTTGGTTTCAAAAATTTGCACCGAGCTGGAAAACCACTTGGGTCTAAACGATAAGGATTTGGCTGAATTTATAATCGATTTGGAGCATAAAAATCCAACTTTTGATGCTTTTCGCAAGGCACTGCATGAAAATGGAGCTGAATTTCCAGACTCATTTGTTACGAATCTTCAgagaattattaatttaatgaaaccGGGTCGTGACGCTGAAGAACCAGAAGGTGGTGGTAGCTTCAAAACTGCCAAAGCGGACCAATTGACGCGCATGTTTCCAGGTTTGGCATTGCCAAATGATAAGTTTAGTAAAACGTATAGTAGTGGTGGTGAAAGTGCCAACGATAGTGCGTCTAGTGGATCCGATTCAGAATGTGAGAAAGGTAacgataaaaaagaaaaacacaagtCCAAAAAGCAAGATGAATTGGACGACGTTATGGATGAGTTGGAGGCGCTTGCACCAAGTAAacgtaagcaaaataaaaaacaagaagatgCCGACGATACAATGGCTGAGCTAGAGGCGCTTGCACCAAGTCATCGTAAACAtgatgataaatacaaaaaggaCGATGTCGACGATATGATGGCTGAATTAGAAGCATTAGCTCCTAGTAAACGTTTAAAAAGTGATGAACGAAAGCCAAGTAAGCGTGATATTTACGATGCCATGGACAAATTGGAAGCACTAGCTCCAAGTGCTACAAAGAAATACgaagatattaaaataaaatcagaaaagaagaaaaagctTGACCGCCACTCTCGTTCACGATCACAGGAGCGTATAAGCCGACATGAACGCAGTAGTCGTCGAGAAAGAAGCCGTGATAGGCGATCACGTTCAAATTCACCTAGTGACAGACGAAAACAAGATAGACGTCGACGTTCTCGTAGTAGATCGCGTGATCGTGGCCGCATGCATGAAAGGGACAGAGAACGTGAACGTGAAGATTATCGCAGTGCACGTAAACGTCGTTCACGTTCCCGTTCACATGGTCATAGCACCAGTAGTAGTAGTAGACGTCGTTCACGTTCACAAGAACGTCACCGCCGCTCAAGGTCCCGTGAACGTAATGATCGTAGCGGACGCAGAAGTTCTCGCTCACGAGACCGTAATGAACATAGCAGACGTAAGCGCTCACGTTCCAACTCTGAAGATCGTCATGGACGAAATGAGAAAATGCCACCGCCAGCAACACTTCCTGACGATCCAGAGCCGGGTAAAATTTATGCAGGCAAAGTGGCGAATATTGTGCCGTTCGGCTGTTTTGTACAACTTTTTGGATTGCGTAAACGTTGGGAGGGGTTGGTACATATTTCACAACTACGTTCCGAGGGACGTGTAACTGATGTAACCGAAGTGGTGCAACGGAATGCAAATGTGAAAGTTAAAGTTATGTCTATCGCAGGACAAAAAGTCTCACTTTCTATGAAAGAGGTTGATCAAGCGAGTGGCAGGGATTTAAATCCATTATCACATGTAGCGCCGGAAGATGAGATGAGGGATCGTAATCCGGATCGACCATATAGTGGTACTTCGTTGCTAAATTTACAA GGCGGTAGCATGGACAATGATGAAAGTGATTCGCGTAAGCGCGTCACACGTATATCTAGCCCTGAACGTTGGGAAATTAAGCAGATGATTAGCTCTGGCGTCATTGATCGCAGTGAAATGCCTGATTTTGACGAAGAAACGGGGCTCATACAAAAGGAAGAGGACGACGAGGCTGATATCGAAATAGAAATTGTCGAAGAGGAGCCCCCATTCCTTTCAGGACATGGACGCGCGTTACACGATCTCTCACCTGTGCGCATTGTTAAAAACCCCGATGGTTCATTGGCACAAGCTGCCATGATGCAGTCAGCATTATCCAAGGAGCGGCGTGAACAGAAAATGCTGCAGCGCGAACAAGACGCCGTCGCACCGACAAACATGAGTCGCAACTGGATTGATCCTCTTCCCGATGAGGATGAGTCGCGCACTATGGCAAACACTCGAGGCATTGGCTCCGGCGCTGCCATCGAAGTGCCCGAATGGAAGAAACATGTTATTGGCGGTAAGAAATCATCGTTTGGTAAAAAGACGGACATGTCATTGCTGGAACAACGTCAATCGCTTCCCATTTACAAACTGCGCGATGACCTCATCAAAGCTGTCTCTGACAATCAAATACTGATTGTCATTGGTGAGACGGGCTccggcaagacaacacaaatcACCCAATACCTGGCAGAAAGTGGCTTCACAGCGCGCGGTAAAATCGGTTGCACACAGCCGCGTCGTGTGGCCGCCATGTCGGTGGCAAAACGTGTGGCAGAAGAGTTCGGTTGTCGGTTGGGGCAAGAAGTCGGCTACACTATACGTTTCGAGGATTGCACTAGTCCCGAAACAGTTATCAAATACATGACAGACG GTATGTTATTGCGCGAGTGTCTGATGGAGGCCGATTTAAAAACCTATTCCGTTATTATGTTGGATGAGGCGCACGAACGTACAATACACACTGATGTGCTCTTCGGTCTTCTAAAAGGAGCTGTACAAAAGCGTCCTGAACTGAAGTTGATCGTCACTTCCGCTACGTTGGATGCCGTGAAATTCTCACAGTACTTCTTTGAAGCGCCCATTTTCACTATACCCGGTCGTACATTCCCTGTGGAAGTTTTGTACACCAAAGAACCAGAAACAGACTATTTGGATGCTTCACTGATCACCGTGATGCAAATACATTTGCGCGAACCACCAGGCGATATATTGCTCTTCCTTACGGGTCAGGAGGAAATTGACACTGCTTGTGAGATACTGTACGAGCGCATGAAAAGTTTGGGACCCGATGTGCCCGAATTGATTATATTGCCAGTGTATTCAGCGTTGCCCTCCGAAATGCAGACACGTATTTTCGATCCGGCACCAGCGGGTAGCCGCAAGGTCGTCATCGCCACCAATATTGCAGAGACCTCACTGACAATTGATGGTATTTTCTATGTCGTCGATCCGGGTTTCGTCAAACAGAAGGTGTACAACTCGAAAACGGGCATGGACTCGCTGGTGGTCACGCCAATTTCACAAGCCGCAGCCAAACAACGTGCCGGTCGTGCTGGGCGCACAGGTCCCGGCAAATGTTATCGTTTGTATACGGAGCGTGCATATCGTGACGAGATGTTGCCTACGCCAGTGCCAGAGATACAGCGCACGAATTTGGCAATGACTGTGTTGCAACTGAAGACAATGGGTATCAATGACCTGCTACATTTCGATTTCATGGACGCACCGCCTGTAGAATCCTTAGTTATGGCTCTGGAGAACTTGCATTCATTATCTGCGCTGGACGATGAGGGCTTGCTGACACGTTTGGGACGTCGTATGGCCGAATTTCCTTTGGAACCAAATCTATCGAAAATGCTCATCATGTCCGTTGCATTGCAATGCTCCGACGAAGTACTCACAATTGTTTCCATGTTGAGCGTACAGAACGTATTCTATCGCCCGAAGGACAAGCAAGCGTTGGCCGATCAGAAGAAGGCAAAATTCAATCAACCCGAAGGCGATCATCTCACGCTACTTGCCGTATACAACAGTTGGAAGAATAACAAATTTTCCAATGCTTGGTGTTACGAAAACTTCGTACAGATACGCACACTAAAACGTTCGCAAGATGTGCGCAAACAATTGCTCGGCATAATGGATCGTCATAAATTGGATGTTGTATCAGCGGGCAAGAACTCTGTGCGTATACAGAAAGCCATCTGTTCGGGTTTCTTCCGTAATGCATCTAAAAAAGATCCCCAAGAGGGTTATCGTACGCTTGTGGATTCACAGGTCGTTTACATACATCCTTCAAGTGCGCTGTTCAATCGCCAACCCGAGTGGGTTGTTTACCACGAACTCGTGCAGACGACCAAAGAATATATGCGCGAAGTAACCACCATCGATCCGAAATGGTTGGTGGAATTCGCGCCATCATTTTTCCGCTTCTCTGATCCAACGAAGTTGAGTAAATTCAAGAAGAACCAACGACTCGAACCATTGTACAATAAATACGAGGAGCCCAATGCTTGGCGTATATCACGCGTACGACGAAGGCGTAATTAA